One Candidatus Chazhemtobacterium aquaticus genomic window, AAATTGGAGTGCGAATCTCCAACACCGAACACCCAAGGTTTCCAACGCCACGTTCGTCGACGTTGGGTTAGGCGGCCCTAAGGCGAGGCCATTTGGCGTAGCCGATGGATTACCGGTTGATATTCCGGTTCTTGTACAGGATCGTTATGAGTTGGGGCGTGACGTAATTGGCTATTCCGAGCGGTGTGATGAAGTTACACACGTTCAAGCAGTAAGTCAGTCTTGATAGGCAAATCCGTCAAGGCGTTTACACGAGCTGTTAATACAAGGCTGCGGGCAACCAAGGCCGAGTCGGATGAAGTCAGTTACCGAGAAAAGCGTCGCAACCAGAGTCTGTGCAATCCGTACCGATAACCGACACTGGTGGGTGGGTCGAGAAGACCAAGGTGAGCGAGAGAACCTCTTTTAAGGAACTCGGCAAATTAGCTGGGCGTAACTTTGGGAGATGCCCTGCCTGTAGCAATACAGGCCGCAGCAAATGATTGGGGAGGGACTGTTTAACAAAAACACAGGTCTATGCAAACTCGAAAGAGTCCGTATATGGGCTGAAACCTGCCCAGTGCCGGAAGGTTAATTGCGGGAGTGATCTGTCTTCGGACAGCTAGCTTCCAATCGAAGCCCCGGTGAACGGCAGCAGTAACTATAACTGTTCTATGGTAGCGTAATTCCTTGTCGGGTAAGTTCCGACGTGCACGAAAGGTTAAACCACTTCCCAACTGTCTTGAAAGAGGACTCGGCGAATTTGAAATGGCTGTGAAGATGCGGCCTACTAACAGAAGGACAAAAAGACCCCGTAGAGCTTTACTACAACTTGACACTGGGTTGTGTTTTCTAATTGTTTAGCATAGGAGGGAGGGCTTCATTTATGTTGCCCGCCAATGAAATACCTCTCTTTAGAGAACGCAATCCTCACCTAAGTTGTCTGCAAACGGCAACAGAGACACTGTCTGGTGGGTAGTTTAACTGGGGAGGTTGCTTGCTAAAGAGTAACGCAAGCGTACAAAGGTATCCTTAGTCTGGATGGAAACCAGACTGTAAGCACATGGGTATAAGGATGCTTAACTGTGAGACATACAAGTCGATCAGAGACGAAAGTCGGTCCAAGTGATCCTCGTGCGCTTTGTGGAAGGCGCCGGGCTTAACGGATAAAAGCTACCTCGGGGATAACAGAGTAGTTGCACCTAAGCGTCCCTAGCGACGGTGCAGTTCGCTACCTCGATGTCGGCTCAGGGTATCCTGGGGGTGAAGAAGCTCCCAAGGGTTGGTCTGTTCGCCCATTAAAACCCTACGCGAGCTGGGTTCAGACCGTTCAGAAGCTAAATAATTGGCTTTTGAACCATCTGAACCCTTAAAAGACATCAATTACGACGGCGCTCAACAGTAATGTTGAGATGAAAAAATCGACTCATATCGATGAACTCCTAACATGAACACTAACCTGTCATGTGTTAGGATAATATCGAGGGAAGTCGCAGTCCTGTATTTATGAAAAAAACGCTTCAAGCATATTTAGCTGGCTTCTTGGACGCAGATGGAAGTATTTATGTCCGTCTCAAACCAAATTCTACCTATAGATACGACTATCAAGTCGCACCGTCAGTCGTCTTTTTTCAAAAAGACACTGAAAAAGAGTTCCTGAACAAGCTCCAAAAACAGGTAAAACTAGGTTATTTACGATATCGTAAAGACGGCATTATTGAATACACAATAGGTGACAGAGAATCTATAAGAAAGATTATAGAAATCACTCTCCCCTATCTTCGTCTAAAAAAGAAACAAGCACAATTAATGCTAAACATTTTAGATTATTCCAAATCAGTTAATTCTGCTCAAGATTTTCTTGAGTTAGCAAAATTGATTGATAAATTTGAGAAACTAAATTTTTCAAAAAAACGCACCATAAATACACAGAGGGTTCGTCACCATCTGCAACAAAAAGGATTGTTGACCCCGTAGAGACTCATTCCAATGACAATGGAATGGAGTAATCACAAATTGATTACTAACACGTCGATCCCCTTATCAGAATTATAAGGGTGATGGTATAGTCCATGCTTCTAGTAATAGGAGAGATTACATGCGTGAGACAGGTCGGTCTCTATCCTCTGTTAGCGTTAGATTCTTGAGGGAATTCGACTCTAGTACGAGAGGACCGAGTTGCGCCAATCCCTAGTGTGCCAGTTGTCACTGTCAAGTGCATCGCTGGGTAGCTACATTGGTTTGGGATAACTGCTGAAAGCATCTAAGCAGGAAGCCCTTCCCAAGATGAGGAATCTGTGGCTCTTTTAGAGCCGGGAGACTCCTGGGAGACTACCAGGTTGATAGGCTGGAGGTGTAAGTGCAGTAATGCATTTAGCCAACCAGTACTAATAGTCAAAGAGTAAATTAAGTTTTTTGCTCTGCGACCATCTAAAACATTCTATTCACTTGCCAAGGGACTAAAAATCACCTAGCTCCAGGCAGCCCAAAACCTTGGACTGCTCACTGCTCGGTGATCAGTGCGAAATGGCCCCACCTCTTCCCATTCCGAACAGAGTCGTGAAACGTTTCAGCGCCGACGATAGTATTGTCCGCAAGGTTTTGCGAAAATAGGTCATCGCCGGGCAACCAAAACACCCACCTTCATCGGTGGGTTTTTTGTATCGACCTTACTTAATCCCTATTTCCTCCTCCTTATACTCTCCCCTCCAACCATAATCACCCCATAAATCACCAAGGCAATCACCAAGAACCACTTGCACCAGAATCCCGATCGGCCAAGTAATAGCAATCCATCTCTGCATCCAGGACTACTCATCCATAGTCCTCCGTAAGCAATCAGTGGAGCCGTCATTCCCAGACCATATCTCCGCTTTCTCACATCCTCTTTCTTACTATTCAACCAGTAATAAGAAAGGCTTAAAACTACCGACAGACCATACCACGGCCACGGGTTACAGTTAGCACATACACTTGCACTATCCTGGTCTCCCAGCACCATATCCTCACTTCCGCCCAAAATTGATCCCTCCTGAGCCGCTGCCTCTGACACTATCAACGAAGCCAACCTGCCTCGTACCGGCAATGGATCATTAATTGTATTTGAAAAGATCTCAGTTCTTCCTCCAGCCATACCCTTAACCACTGTCTCGGTGTAATACTCACCTGCAACGGGCGGTACTGTAAAAACAAAGTTAACATTTCGACACTTACCGCTTTCCAGTTCTCCCAGAGGTAGTTCCATCTCACCCAACCAGACCCCGTCTTGATTAAAGAATCTTTGTATCATCATCAGTTCATTTGTTCCTGACGGTCCTTCATTACAGACCTTAAACTGATATCTCACCCCATCACCGCCATAAACATACTCACCAATATTATTTCCCCCCGTTAAGGCTAAACTAGCCTCCGCCTCGCTCTCCTCATCACTACCTCCTGCCCCATCCACTTGCTCAAGTATTGACACCTCTGCCTCTGCCCAGTTGTTGCTCTCATTCTCATCTGCCTCGCTACCTGTTGCCTCCACTCTCACCATCAGTTTCTGCCAGCCGCTATCAACTTTCAACTCAAACTCTTCTTCTCGCAACTCATTAACATCAAGGTCCCCCACTCCTCTTTCCTGGTCTAACACTATCTTCGTTCCATCACTTACCAATACTCGCAACTTACTGTCCACCATCTTCTTATCCCCCTCATTTACCACCCCCGCCTTAAATCTTAATATCTCTCCTGCCTTCACCTCACCAGGCACTTGGAGTCCGGCTACCAAATCAGGATATGCAAACACCAGGTCTCCTTTCCAAGGCGAAAACAACAGCAACTGCAACAGTCGGTATCGGGAATCAATCAGAGTCGTATTAACGATGTTTGTTGTACTTGCCCCGGCATACGCTGGTCCGGTCACCATAGAAGCATTCCCACTTGTTACTTGTGTGTTTCCACCACTCACTGCCGTTGCCTGAGCTACTGTTGTTACCTTTGCTTCATTCTCTATCTCCACCTCATTAATGCACCCATCAGCTTCACATCCTCCTTTACCTGTTCCAGCCAGCATTGTTAATGGATCAGTCCAACTCCCTGCATGTTCCCAGTTCCTTATACCTCCACTCCACAAGAATAGATTCTCGACTAATAACTCAAACACATCCACCCCAATTAAGGTTGTATCTGCCATCGTCTTGTTTGAAGCCAAAGCCACAGCATCACCCGTTTCCATAGTCGCGCTTCCGCTTGCTTGCTGAACATTCTCTCCAGTTATCGCCTCAGCCGTAGTTTCGCCATAAACTTGCCCGGTATTTGATATATCTATTCCTCCGATTAGTTTAAAGAAACTCCCCTCTTTTCCATTCATCTGCTCCAGGATCAGATCTCCCTCCCATGGTGTTACCACGCTGATTGTTCCCACTTCTAGCTCAGAGTTAATCAAGGTTGTGTTAGCCACCGTTACTCCGTTTGCCAGAGCTACCGCTGTCCCGGTACTCATCTTCGCCTCACCGGTTGCACCCTCTTGAACTTGTAGGTTCTCTCCTGTAATTGCCGAAGCCGATGCGATTGTCACCACCTCGGCCTGGTTGTCAATTTCAATATTCACACCTTCCTCATTCCCTCCCTCATTACTCTCCGGTTCTGCCGAGTTTGTTGCTTCTTTCTCCATCACAAAAGGTACTATGTCCCCCTCTGTTTCTTTGACCACCTCAGTTGCGACCTCTATCTCACTCTCAACCAAGGTTGTATTTACGACTCCCACCGACTCCGCCACCGCCACTGCCGATCCTGTTTCCATCTCTAACTCTGCACTTGGCGTTTCTTCTGGTGTTGCCTGGGCTGCTTCTTCCTTAGGTTCCGTCTTCACCTCCTCTTCAGTTGGTGGTGCTTGGGTCTCGATGTTTACTATTTCCCCTATGGTTTCTCCACCACCATCCTCCGCCATCACCATAGTGGTTGAGATTATCGGGTTAAGCAGTAGTACTACGTTAAGCAGTGCTATAGCTATTTTTTTGGTTTTTCTTCTTAATTTTTTTCTACTTATCATCTCCTCATCTATATATATTGGTCCCCGGCGGTGAGATCACCCACCGCCGGTTATTCACATCACTACAACTAATCTGTAGTAACTGAAGACCAACCAGTAAAGCCGACCATTACCTCAGACATGGCTTGTGAAGCTCCGGCTCCAGTTCCCATTTCTTGGGTTAGATCGCTGCTCCAAGAGTACTTGGCAATACCCCACTGGCTATTCTCACCAGTCACGGTCTTGGCCATTGTCTTGGTGATTACCTTAAGATCATCATTCTCGATCTCAATTTCAGGCATCTCTCCTAGACAATCACATCCTGGAAGCATGGTCATGCCGACGGTTACTCCAGCCTGAGCGGCTGACATGCCTTGACCAGTCCACAGTTTCTGGATTACATCACCAACCTTGGCAATACCCCACTGGCTATTTTCACCAGTCACGGTCTTGGCCATGGTTTTGGTAACCACTAGCATATCCTCGTTCTCGATCTCAACCTCGACAGGCTCTGGCTTTGGTGGCATGGGAGGCATGAGAAACCAAAAGGCCATCGCTGAACCAGATAGAGACAAAGACAACACTACTGCTGCTCCGATTGCGATTATTTTCTTCATTCTTGTATTCACCCCCTTTCCAAAAGAACTAATTGATATATATAAAGAATAGAGTCATTGGTATAGCGAAAACTAGACCCAAAAAGTAAGAGTTTGATTATCACTTCTCCAAACAAAACAGGCTAAGTCAGTGTGGCTAAATCTAGGTAGTATCAACTGATACATCAAGCACAAGATTGGATAATATAAGCCACGCATCTAGCTTGATTCTATGCTTCCTGCACCCCCTGTCAATATCCAGTTATCCGCAAAAAAATTCGAACCTACCCGCTATAATTACCCCATCAAAATGAACAAAAAATTAAGTTTCCTTCTTCTTGGTCTTGGTGTCCTCATCCTCATCGTTGTCTTTCTTCCTCTTCTGACTCAGGAGCTCTGTTTCCACATCACCCCCCCTCCATCTCCAGAGCAGATCATCTTGCCTTCTTCATCACAAGAAGCAGAGGAGTTTAACAAGCAACCAGAGATTCTAGAACAAAAAGTCGTCATTACTCCAGACAACTTTGAGTTTTCTCTAGTCATCCCCAAGATCGGTCTTAATACCAGAGTCTTTCCCAACATCGATAGTGGCAACCCTGACATCTATCTTCCCATTCTTAAAAAAGGAGTTGCCCACGCTCTACATAGTAGTTTGCCTAATCAGTCAGGACCCGTCTTCATCTTCGCCCACTCAACCGATAACTTTTTTAATCTTACTCGCTACAACGCTGTTTTCTTTCTTCTCTCCAAGCTAGACCAGGGTGACTCCATCTACCTCTTCTATAACAACCAGCAATATCACTACCAGGTCACTCATCAGCAAGTCGTCTCGCCCGAAGACATCCCCGATTTAGTTTCCTCAATCAAAGACAACACTCTCATCCTCCAAACCTGCTATCCTCCGGGTACTACCCTCAAACGACTTCTACTTTTTGCTAACCCTAACTAAGCTTGTCATAGTTGACAGCCGGCCCAAAAAAGCTAGAATGAGCTTACTACAGACCCATAACTGCATGAAAAAGATCTGGATAAAACGATTCACTAGCCTTGCCCTCTCTCTTATTCTTCTGACAAACTCCCTTACGCCCTACATTCTCGCTCAAGAAATCACTCCATCACCTGAACCTACTCCAACTACGGAAACTACTCCCACTCCAGAGCCAACCCTAACTGCAACTCCTACTCCAGAAACCACCCCAACACCAACGTTAGAAGTTACCCCAGAAGTTACCCCAGAAGTTATCCCCACACCATTACCAGATACCAATCCTGTTGATCCTGACTTAGCTACCACCCCTAGTGACCCAGTTCCTTCTCCCACACCATCTGTGGATCTAGACTCTCCTGATGCCCAAGGCAGTGCTCAGCTTACTCCCTCACTTTCCACTGATAAAGATGACTATGCACCAACAGAAACAGTCATCATCTCCGGTTCCGACTATCAACCCAATACCACCTATACTCTAGTTATTTCATCGCAGGATGAGCCTACTGTCCGGTACGAGACTTCCATTACCAGCACTGAAAATGGTTCTATCTACTACGCCTATCAGCTAGATGGTATCTATCGCCCCAACTATTTAATAGAGGTCTTTTTAGGTTCAAGTCTAGTTAAGTCGACTACTTTTACTGACTCTGTAAGTGAATATCCCAAAACCATCTGTCACCACAACCCTGGCAACGAGGTTACCCTGACTTTTCATAACGCACAGTCATATAGCGGACATCTTGGCACCCCACACAATGATAAGGTCTATGACACTGATGGTCCTTGTGACGACTCCCAACCTACTGAAGAAATAATCGTTGTCTATCACTCAGATTTAGCTACAGACCTTAGTGATGTTATGGCCAAGCCGAAATCATGGTTCTTCTATAACGACGAATCCAATACTATCGACAACTCACTCGGGTCATTTGTCATCGGACCAGGCACACCGCCTAGAGGAGATGGTAGCGTCGAGATTAGTGTTTCCGGAACCCAAAGAAGGAACCTGGCTACGTATCAGTTTAGCGGCATACCTTTGGCAAGTATCACAACCCTCGCGTACAGCACCTACAATCCCTCTGCTGGTAACGGCGGATCAGCCAACCGAGTCGGTTATCTTGGCTTTAACGTTGACTTTGATGGCTCAGATACATGGCAGAAACGACTCCTGTTCCACCCCACCGCCAACGGAACAGTCCAACAAGACACATGGCAAAAATGGGATGCCATTAACAATGGTAACGCCCTTTGGAGTTGGTCTGGCTTAAGTGGTCATGGTGGCAGTGCCACTAAGTGGCCAGACGGCAGCACCTCAGAATATCGCTCAATTAATGAGCTAGTAGCCGCCTTCCCCAATATTCGTATTCGCGTTTCAGATCCTTGGATGGGAATTCGGGTTGGCGAACCATATTCAGATGGATATACAGAGAACATAGATCTCTTTAAATTCGGAACTGCCAATCACACTACCATCTGGGACTTTGAACCTGGACAAAGCCAACCCGAACCAGTTTGTGGCAATGGGTTAGTAGAGGACGGTGAGCAGTGCGACTATAGCTCTCTTAATGGATCATCCCCTTGTTCTTCTTCCTGTCAGTGGATTGCAGAGTGTCGACCGGAGAACCTCGCCAATGGCGGATTTGATATCCCGACAGTTGCTCACTCCAAAAAATGGGACATCTTTGAAAATGAAGAAGTACCTGGCTGGACAGCCGAGTGGTACGGCGGATCATCTTCATATTCCGGCCAAGATCGTCCATCACCCAAAATTGAGATTCATGCCGGAGTCAACAACTGGGCACCGGTCGATAACCCGTATGTCGAGCTAGATAGCGACTGGGTCGGACCAGACGGAAATCTCAACAATGAACCAGCCTCAACTACTCTTTCTCAACAAGTTCCCACCATTCCGGGCTATCAGTACACCCTATCCTGGAAACATTCACCTCGCCCCAAACACAACAATAACCATCTCCAGGTCAAAGTTAATGGAGGAGAAGTATTTAATAGTGGCATCCTTTCAGGTTCAAGCGGTATCAATTGGGTCACAGAAACTCACACCTTTACTGCCAACAGTGATCTAACCACCATCTCTTTCACAGAACTTGGGAAGGCTGACTCATTTGGCATGTTCCTAGATGATGTCAGTCTGGAGTGTATAGGGTCATGTCAGGAAATTTCCGGACAAAAGATAGACGGTCGTTCAGAACAAGGTATTGATGGATGGAACATCTATCTCACTAAAGCTATCTCTGAAGAAATCGCAGTTCCAGCTTTAAATGCCCCCACTATTTCAGGACCAGTTCTTGATAGTGGAAAACAGTACATTATTCTCGCTTCGGGTACATATTCAGCCGGTGACACGATTACTGCTGATGCAGAGTACTCAGTCACCAGTAAGTTCTCGGGTGATACCTGGACCGACTTAGTCACTGGTTACGAATCACATGGAGATCACCTCCTAGATCTCGAGCTTGGTGGCGTTGCCGACCCACCATTCTGGGGCGAGTATCACAACTCCCACACATACACAGCACTTGTAGCAGGTAACAACACCGCCATTACCTTCAAACTCAATGACTTCTATCCTTACAATAACTCAGGCTCACTTACAGTTCAGGTATTCGAAGTTATAGACACCCGTGTTACCAGAGACGGTGGTTTGTATACATTTGGCGAGATGTGTTCCGCAGAAACACTGTATATTTTCGAAGAAAATCGTCCTCTTTGGACCAGAAACTCTCCTTCATCAGGTTTCTATCCAGTCGGCCAACTTGAAACATATGACTTTGCCAATAGCATGGTTGCTGGTACCATTTCTGGTCATAAATGGAATGATATTAACGGAGACGGACAGCGTGGCGATGAGCCAGGTCTAGAGGGCTGGCAGATTATTGTCCATCCAACCAATCAAGATCCGTATCAAATCATTACGCTTAATACCAATGACTCCAACGGGGAAGACAGTCTGCCTCTGACTGCTGGCCGTACCTATCTTATCGAAGCTGAGGGCACCTGGAATAACAAGAATGGTGCTGAATACAATGACGCCGATTATGCCAGTACCGATGACTGGTCTACCTATTTCAACTACGATGATGATTCCAGTCGCGACCCCAGGATTGTTGATCTCGTTATAGACGATCAAGACGTTGATTGGGGTAGCTACAACCAAAACCATCTCTACAAAACAGTTTTAAAAGGATCAGGGGTAAGTAAGAACTTTAAGATCTCGGAAGCTGGTGGTCCTATTTCTTGGTACAACGATAACTTAGGGACGCTAACAATCCGCATCTACGACGTCACCGATCAAATCTATACCACTGATCAAGATGGTTACTACACTGCCACCAACCTTGAACCGGGAGAATATCAGGTTATCGAGTTAAACCAAGAAGGATGGATTCAAACTTACCCAACCAATCCAAAATATCACCACCTCACCCTCAATTCTCATGATGAACTCACGGCAGATTTTGGTAATCAGCAAGATTTACCCAAAATCTCAGATGTAACCGTTTGTAAGGTGAATGACAACCAGACACCTCTCTCTGGCTGGAACGTAGGGCTTTTAGGTAAAAAAATCGGTACCTACACCGTTCCCGTCAACAATACCTCTGTCTCTACAGCTGATTTACCCGCAGGTGACTATGCTTTACTTGCTCATGGTACCTATCGCTTTGCCAACTGGGGTGATGCTGGTATTGCCGACGCTGGCTACTCTCTTCGTATTCCTGGACAATCCTACAGTGCTCACACCAATCCCTATGATACCTGGGTTAGTGGCGACGAGCTTAACACTCCAGGAGCTTTAGAGATCCAGGTTAATGGCAACAATGTTGACTGGGGTCTTTTCAGCGATGTTCACGAATACCTATACAGCCTCAGCTCACACCCCGGCGGATCTCTCAGTTTTAAAATCTATGACAATGTCATCTCAGACAATATTAACTCTATTACCAATCCTCTCTCCGTTTCGGTCTATCAAGGTTTTACTGGCACCACTTCCGAGAACGGTTGTGTTACCTTCGAAGATGTCCCCTATGGTGACTACACTCTTTACGAATCACTTCAAGCTGGTTGGGAGAACATAGAGGGACACGACACTCAAGTTACAGTTGACTCATCCACGGAGGAATTCACTCTCATTAATCTCGCCAACAAAAGTATCTCTGGTTTCAAATATGAGGATACGGGTACGGGTACCAAAATTCTAAGTGATTGGGCCATTCAGCTCTTTTCCTGTGCTGCACATGGAGACTGTAGCTCTGAGCCAATAATAACTACCACCACTACTGTCAATGGCTATGACTTCCAAAACCTCACCTCAGGCTATTACCTCGTTAAAGAAGAAGCAAGAGAAGGCTGGAGTCCTAAACAATCATTAAGTTGGTTTGTCGATCTAGTTAATCAGCAATCAGTTCAAGTTGACTTTACTAATGCTCGCAACAGCTCCATTACTGCCTGCAAAGTAGAAGACTCTGATGGAAACACTACTACTACCGATGATCAAAATATTGTTGCTGGTTGGCCAATTAGCTTGTATCAAAATGGCCAGCCTGTAGACACTCAAGAGACAGAAAATGACGGCTGCTATACCTGGACAGATCTTGATCCATATCAGTCATACAAAATATCTGAAAACGTAGAAAACTCAGGATACATCGCCTTAAGTGACACTGAGCACACTTTTGAATCTCTTACACCTGGCCAAGATAATCAATACACTTTTGTTAACTTCCGCATGGGCATGGTTAAAGGGTATAAATATCACGACATCAATGCCAATGGATCCCAGCAGCTTTACGACGAATTAAGCAATCCCTACGAAGGCTATCTTAACGACTGGGAGATCTGTCTTGTCCCTCATCAGCAAGGCGAGGAACACGAAATAAGTCTACTTTCAGCTAATGAATCCATACCCGAAGGGTCCAACTGTGTTCTCACAGGAGCAGGGGAATGGCCTGATGGTTACTATGAATTTATTAATCTAGGCCCAGGCACCTACCGGCTTTACGAGACTCCCCAACCCGATTGGATCCAAACAGAACCGTCTGATCCTAATGGATACATATTTACCATTACTTCAGGTTTTGGTATGGGTGAGGGTGGTTGGTACAACTTCGGCAACTACTCTCCTTCAGATTTAGTTCTAACCAAGTCGGTCACCAGATCAGGTGATACGGCTACATATACACTTACTGTTCGAAACGAGGGTATTGGTCAGGTCGATGATGTCAGCATTACCGACACTCTTCCCGAGGGCTTCGTTCTCGATACAGGTTCCGTTACTCTTACCCGCCCAGATAGTACTACCATAAATCCGCCAACATCAGGTACCAACCCCTATACTTGGGACATCGCCCCAGTCATCTATCAATACAATTCTGAGGACGAATATCCAGAAATCTACACCTTAACCTATGATGTAGATGTCAGTGCTGTTGATATTAGCGGAGATCACACTAATGTAGCAGTCGCCAATGGTGACGATCCTGGCCAGAGTCCGGTTTTCTCCAACTATGCCACGGCCCTGCTCGCCATTGCCTCAGACCTTGACTACAGTGCTGGTGTCAGTGGCGATCAGCAAGGCGATGTTCTAGGTGCTTCAACCTCAACCGGACAGGTGCTAGGAGCAGCTACCGGTACTCCCAGTCTCTGGGCTCTTCTTGGTTTACTCTTCATTGCCTTAGGTTTGGTCTTAAGACTGCCCAAAGACAAAATTAAAAAACTCATTGCTACCCTCGCCTTAACCCTCATCCCCCTGGTTGTATCCTCTCCAGTTTTAGCTGAAGAACCCAAGCCTGATACCACTGCTCCCTCAGTGCATATTGTTAATCTGCCTACATACAAAAACACCAACAGCTTTGAAATCTCCTACACCGCCCTTGATGCAGGTACATCTGGCCTTAGGGAAGTCACTTTAGAATTCCGCCGCGAAGGCCAGTCCTGGCAAAACCTAACCACCCTTACCTCCTCCTCTGGTAAATTTATGGTTAATAGCTCCCACATCACTCAAGACGACAAATACTATTTCCGATCCACTGCTTGTGACCACGCCGGTAACTGTGCTTCTGATGAAACCAGCACCATTGTCGATCGGGAATTACCCCCTGCTCCAGAATCTTTCCAGAAATCCTGGAAAGACGAATATGCATATATTCTCAAGTGGCATAACCCCAGCTCCACCCAAAGTTACAAGGTCTACATCTACCGCTATCACGAACCAGTTTTCATAGCCCAGGATGCGAGCTTAATCGCTGTTCTTGATGTCACCCCCAATACTGATATTGAGTGGCAAAACAGCCATCCAGAGCCCAAGCCTTACTACTACGCCATCAGAAACGTTGATCCAGCCGGCAATACCTCAGGTCTAGTTTCTGACCCGGAAACCACCGCCACAACCACTTCCTCATCTCAATCTGCGCCTGAAGGTACTCCAGTCACTGGTTCAGAAAGTTTTTCAGGTACCAAATTAGTTGCCGCTCAATCCGGCTCCGGTCAGATTCTTGGTGAGCAGGACTCTCAAGATGAAGATCAGGATGAAGAGGGGTCAGAAGTTTCACCAGACTCCGATGCTATTGATCAAGCTCTTGACCAAGCCACTCCAGAAGGTGGCCCAGACTCATCCCCTTCCATTCTCTGGCGCATCTTAATCATCATTGCCGTTGGCATAATCCTCATCTACATCTTCTACATCAGGAAAAAATAACCTCTACGCTCCCAGCTGATTAC contains:
- a CDS encoding sortase; its protein translation is MNKKLSFLLLGLGVLILIVVFLPLLTQELCFHITPPPSPEQIILPSSSQEAEEFNKQPEILEQKVVITPDNFEFSLVIPKIGLNTRVFPNIDSGNPDIYLPILKKGVAHALHSSLPNQSGPVFIFAHSTDNFFNLTRYNAVFFLLSKLDQGDSIYLFYNNQQYHYQVTHQQVVSPEDIPDLVSSIKDNTLILQTCYPPGTTLKRLLLFANPN
- a CDS encoding CARDB domain-containing protein, with the translated sequence MISRKKLRRKTKKIAIALLNVVLLLNPIISTTMVMAEDGGGETIGEIVNIETQAPPTEEEVKTEPKEEAAQATPEETPSAELEMETGSAVAVAESVGVVNTTLVESEIEVATEVVKETEGDIVPFVMEKEATNSAEPESNEGGNEEGVNIEIDNQAEVVTIASASAITGENLQVQEGATGEAKMSTGTAVALANGVTVANTTLINSELEVGTISVVTPWEGDLILEQMNGKEGSFFKLIGGIDISNTGQVYGETTAEAITGENVQQASGSATMETGDAVALASNKTMADTTLIGVDVFELLVENLFLWSGGIRNWEHAGSWTDPLTMLAGTGKGGCEADGCINEVEIENEAKVTTVAQATAVSGGNTQVTSGNASMVTGPAYAGASTTNIVNTTLIDSRYRLLQLLLFSPWKGDLVFAYPDLVAGLQVPGEVKAGEILRFKAGVVNEGDKKMVDSKLRVLVSDGTKIVLDQERGVGDLDVNELREEEFELKVDSGWQKLMVRVEATGSEADENESNNWAEAEVSILEQVDGAGGSDEESEAEASLALTGGNNIGEYVYGGDGVRYQFKVCNEGPSGTNELMMIQRFFNQDGVWLGEMELPLGELESGKCRNVNFVFTVPPVAGEYYTETVVKGMAGGRTEIFSNTINDPLPVRGRLASLIVSEAAAQEGSILGGSEDMVLGDQDSASVCANCNPWPWYGLSVVLSLSYYWLNSKKEDVRKRRYGLGMTAPLIAYGGLWMSSPGCRDGLLLLGRSGFWCKWFLVIALVIYGVIMVGGESIRRRK
- a CDS encoding LAGLIDADG family homing endonuclease — translated: MKKTLQAYLAGFLDADGSIYVRLKPNSTYRYDYQVAPSVVFFQKDTEKEFLNKLQKQVKLGYLRYRKDGIIEYTIGDRESIRKIIEITLPYLRLKKKQAQLMLNILDYSKSVNSAQDFLELAKLIDKFEKLNFSKKRTINTQRVRHHLQQKGLLTP